The following proteins come from a genomic window of Diorhabda sublineata isolate icDioSubl1.1 chromosome 7, icDioSubl1.1, whole genome shotgun sequence:
- the LOC130446248 gene encoding polyglutamine-binding protein 1-like, protein MPLPPALAAKLSKRGIIQNKHKSNEPVKKQDFKGLSSCPNKSNIYHECNLWCETHWKGVQTPDPKYFRNIQKLLVKFPLPSNWTEIFDKGTGRYYYWNMENDLVSWLPPKHPKSIKCQSAAKLRENRLKMREREERLEKEKENEKRDKDRDRDRESSDEEERSHRRREREREKEREKEREERKRRREERHRKRKEEIDPMDPAAYSDIPQGGWSDGLENNKTRADNTASGVLFQQRPYPAPGEVLAANKEKAKKEK, encoded by the exons tattattcagaataaacACAAATCAAATGAACCCGTAAAAAAACAGGATTTCAAAGGTTTATCGAGTTGTCCAAATAAATCTAACATATATCATGAATGCAATTTGTGGTGTGAAACGCATTGGAAAGGAGTACAAACACCTGACCctaaatatttcagaaatatacaaaaattattagtaaaattTCCGTTACCCTCAAATTGGACAGAAATATTTGACAAGGGAAC TGGTAGATATTATTACTGGAACATGGAAAACGATCTCGTTTCATGGCTTCCACCAAAACATCCTAAATCTATAAAATGCCAAAGTGCAGCGAAACTTCGAGAAAACAGACTCAAAATGAGGGAACGCGAAGAACgattagaaaaagaaaaggaaaacgAAAAAAGAGATAAAGACAGGGATCGAGATCGTGAAAGTTCAGATGAGGAAGAAAGAAGCCACCGTAGAAGAGAAAGGGAACGTGAAAAGGAGAGGGAAAAAGAAAGAGAAGAACGAAAAAGACGTAGGGAGGAAAGACACAGAAAGAGAAAAGAAGAAATCGATCCTATGGATCCTGCTGCTTATTCTGATATACCTCAAg GTGGATGGAGTGATGgtttagaaaacaataaaaccagAGCAGATAATACTGCGTCTGGTGTTCTTTTTCAACAAAGACCATATCCCGCACCTGGAGAAGTGCTAGCTGCAAACAAAGAAAAAGCCAAAaaggaaaaatag